From Herbaspirillum sp. WKF16:
TAAAAGGCGCTGAATTATATATTGGACAAATATCAGGTCGAGGAGCAATCTTGTGCTCCCTTTTTCCGTCCGCAGCGCTGAGGAGACACCCAACATGCCAACCTACCGTTCCCACACCACCACCCAAGGCCGCAACATGGCCGGCGCCCGCGCCCTCTGGCGCGCAACCGGCATGAAGGATGGCGACTTCAGCAAGCCCATCATCGCCGTGGTGAACTCCTTCACCCAGTTCGTGCCCGGCCACGTCCACCTGAAGGACCTGGGCCAGCTGGTGGCGCGCGAGATCGAGGCCGCCGGCGGCGTAGCCAAGGAGTTCAACACCATCGCCGTGGACGACGGCATCGCCATGGGCCACGACGGCATGCTGTACTCGCTGCCCTCGCGCGACCTGATCGCCGACTCGGTGGAATACATGGTCAACGCCCACTGCGCCGACGCCATGGTGTGCATCTCCAACTGCGACAAGATCACCCCCGGCATGCTGATGGCCGCGATGCGCCTGAACATCCCCGTCGTGTTCGTCTCCGGCGGCCCGATGGAAGCCGGCAAGGTGATCAAGACCGTCAACGCCGACAAGAAGGTCATCAAGCTGGACCTGGTGGACGCCATGATCCAGGCCGGCGACAACAACATCTCCGACGCCGACGTTGCCGAAGTCGAGCGCTCGGCCTGTCCCACCTGCGGTTCCTGCTCGGGCATGTTCACCGCCAACTCGATGAACTGCCTGACCGAAGTGCTGGGCCTCTCGCTGCCGGGCAACGGCACCATCCTGGCCACCCACGCCGACCGCAAGGAACTGTTCCTGCGCGCCGGCCGCGTGATCGTCGAACTGGCCAAGCGCCACTACGAGCAGGACGACTACTCCATCCTGCCGCGCAACATCGCCACCAAGGAAACCTGGGAAAACGCCATGACCCTGGACGTCTCCATGGGCGGCTCCACCAACACCGTGCTGCACCTGCTGGCCGCGGCGCATGAGGCCAAGGTGGAGTTCAGCATGGCCGACATCGACCGCATCTCGCGCAACGTGCCTTGCCTGTGCAAGGTCGCGCCGATGACCAACAAGTACCACATCGAAGACGTGCACCGCGCCGGCGGCATCATCGCCATCCTGGGCGAGCTGGCGCGCGCCGGCCTGCTCGACACCTCGCGCCCGACCGTGCACAGCAAGACCCTGGGCGAGGCGATCGCAAAATACGACATCCGCGTCTCCAGCGACCCGGCGGTGCACAAGCTGTTCCGCGCCGCGCCCGGCGGCGTGCCCACGCAAACCGCGTTCTCGCAGGAAGAGCGCTTCGAGAGCAGCGACCTGGATCGCGCCAACGGCTGCATCCGCGACCTCGAGCACGCCTATTCCAAGGATGGCGGCCTGGCCGTCCTGTACGGCAACATCGCCGAGAAGGGCTGCATCGTGAAGACCGCCGGCGTGGATGAGAGCATCCTCAAGTTCTCCGGCAAGGCGCGCGTGTTCGAAAGCCAGGACGCCGCGGTCGAAGGCATCCTGGGCGACACCGTGCATGCCGGCGACGTCGTCATCATCCGCTACGAAGGTCCCAAGGGCGGTCCGGGCATGCAAGAGATGCTGTACCCGACCTCGTACATCAAGTCCAAGGGCCTGGGCAAGGCCTGCGCGCTGTTCACCGACGGCCGTTTCTCGGGCGGCTCTTCCGGCCTGGTGATCGGCCACGCTTCGCCGGAAGCGGCCGAAGGCGGCGCCATCGGCCTGGTGGAAGAGGGCGACATGATCGACATCGACATCCCCAACCGCACCATCAACCTGCGCATTTCCGGCGACGACCTGGCCGCCCGCCGCGCCGCCATGGAAGCGCTGGGCGCCAAGGCCTGGCAACCCGCCGCCGACCGCAAGCGCGTGGTGTCGCAGGCGCTGCAGG
This genomic window contains:
- the ilvD gene encoding dihydroxy-acid dehydratase; translated protein: MPTYRSHTTTQGRNMAGARALWRATGMKDGDFSKPIIAVVNSFTQFVPGHVHLKDLGQLVAREIEAAGGVAKEFNTIAVDDGIAMGHDGMLYSLPSRDLIADSVEYMVNAHCADAMVCISNCDKITPGMLMAAMRLNIPVVFVSGGPMEAGKVIKTVNADKKVIKLDLVDAMIQAGDNNISDADVAEVERSACPTCGSCSGMFTANSMNCLTEVLGLSLPGNGTILATHADRKELFLRAGRVIVELAKRHYEQDDYSILPRNIATKETWENAMTLDVSMGGSTNTVLHLLAAAHEAKVEFSMADIDRISRNVPCLCKVAPMTNKYHIEDVHRAGGIIAILGELARAGLLDTSRPTVHSKTLGEAIAKYDIRVSSDPAVHKLFRAAPGGVPTQTAFSQEERFESSDLDRANGCIRDLEHAYSKDGGLAVLYGNIAEKGCIVKTAGVDESILKFSGKARVFESQDAAVEGILGDTVHAGDVVIIRYEGPKGGPGMQEMLYPTSYIKSKGLGKACALFTDGRFSGGSSGLVIGHASPEAAEGGAIGLVEEGDMIDIDIPNRTINLRISGDDLAARRAAMEALGAKAWQPAADRKRVVSQALQAYAALTTSADRGAVRDLSQLKR